A single Mercenaria mercenaria strain notata chromosome 9, MADL_Memer_1, whole genome shotgun sequence DNA region contains:
- the LOC123546135 gene encoding hydroxylysine kinase-like isoform X2, translated as MGESIINGDTRAMMLQDPEEDVRPRVSKHHIPELVYRLYGLQVDEIKDLPCYDDLNFYVHAKDTCENKHITSVNKHGYVLKVLKSLLSTKPDIVDAQHALCQYIREQGVATQIPIPNREGLEWSLETFAENKHDKTVRNGPYLVRLLTFIPGKLFRETPYVPGSFYNVGKFLGRLHKAMTGFHHSFYDVFTTIWSLEEAPVVRKFLTAVPCKEDVTIVEEVITAFENHVFPNFNKFTRGIIHGDVNEQNTIMCEVPGQDNIPSDEHVHDVCALLDFADVTDSYLVFDVAICIAYLSIECPDERQADVGGHILAGYYKSYSLNEDEFEALKVLICARLCQSLVYSAHSYAQQPGNEYILVTAKRGWPLLYKLWQIPSVKLYSNWKAMIKLYEKE; from the exons ATGGGCGAATCAATCATCAATGGGGATACAAGGGCCATGATGCTTCAGGATCCGGAAGAAGATGTTAGACCTCGTGTCAGCAAACATCATATCCCTGAACTTGTTTACAGACTCTACGGATTACAG GTTGACGAAATCAAAGATTTGCCATGTTATGATGACCTTAACTTTTACGTACATGCAAAAGACACTTGCGAAAACAAACATATAACATCTGTGAATAAACATGGCTATGTACTTAAAGTCTTAAAATCACTATTGTCAACCAAACCGGATATTGTCG atgcTCAACACGCGTTATGCCAATACATTCGAGAGCAAGGCGTAGCAACACAAATACCCATTCCTAACAGAGAGGGTCTTGAGTGGAGTTTGGAAACGTTTGCTGAAAATAAACACG ATAAAACTGTAAGGAATGGACCTTACCTAGTTAGATTACTGACCTTTATTCCTGGTAAACTATTCAGAGAGACTCCGTATGTGCCTGGTTCCTTCTACAATGTTGGTAAATTCCTCGGCAGACTCCACAAAGCAATGACT GGATTTCATCATAGCTTCTATGATGTCTTTACAACCATTTGGAGCTTAGAAGAAGCACCAGTTGTGAGAAAGTTTCTGACAGCAGTTCCTTGCAAAGAAGACGTAACCATTGTTGAGGAAGTAATTACAGCATTTGAAAACCATGTTTTTCCTAACTTCAACAAATTTACAAGAG GTATAATCCATGGTGACGTGAACGAACAAAATACTATTATGTGTGAAGTGCCAGGACAAGATAATATACCATCTGATGAACATGTACATGATGTCTGTGCATTGCTAGATTTTGCCGATGTCACTGATTCATACTTGGTGTTTGACGTCGCTATTTGTATAGCTTATTTAAGCATAGAGTGTCCTGATGAACGCCAGGCAGATGTTGGTGGTCATATACTCGCTGGATACTACAAGTCATACTCGCTTAACGAAGACGAATTCGAGGCTTTAAAAGTACTAATTTGTGCCCGGCTTTGTCAGTCTCTTGTTTACAGCGCTCACTCATACGCACAACAGCCAGGAAATGAGTACATTTTGGTGACCGCAAAACGAGGATGGccattattgtataaattatggCAAATACCCAGCGTTAAGCTATACTCAAATTGGAAAGCAATGATAAAACTGTATGAAAAGGAGTAA
- the LOC123546944 gene encoding hydroxylysine kinase-like gives MSESNNNEDTTAIKHQNPEEELKPRIAKDSVPDLVYRLYGLKVREIKELPSYDDLNFFFHADNTIENKNIKSVNKDGYVLKVMNSLQSSNPEVIDAQHALCQYVRERGVPTQVPILNIDGREWSLETFHDNENGKPVKNGPYLVRLVTFVPGKIFHETPYVPGSFYNVGIFVGKLHKAMTGFRHSFYDNYTHIWIVGQVPAVRDFLKAVTCKEDVAVVNEVIDAFEDQVVPELNKFTKGVVHGDVNEQNTIMYEVPGQDNIPPSERVHDVNAMLDFADVSDSYKVYDIAICIAYLSIDCPEERQADVGGHVLAGYFKSCSLNEDEFEALKILVCARLCQSLVYGAHSYAQQPGNTYLLTTSKGGWPLLHKLWQIPSNILYARWKEIMKQYK, from the exons ATGAGCGAATCAAACAACAACGAGGATACCACGGCTATTAAACATCAGAATCCGGAAGAAGAACTTAAACCACGTATTGCCAAAGATTCAGTTCCTGATCTTGTTTACAGACTCTACGGGCTAAAG GTCAGAGAAATCAAAGAGTTGCCAAGTTACGATGACTTAAATTTCTTCTTTCACGCAGACAACAcaatcgaaaacaaaaatattaaatctgTGAACAAGGATGGCTATGTTCTGAAAGTTATGAATTCTCTTCAATCATCTAATCCAGAAGTTATTG acgCCCAGCATGCACTGTGTCAGTATGTTCGGGAACGAGGTGTACCTACTCAAGTGCCGATTCTTAATATAGACGGACGGGAGTGGAGTTTGGAAACATTTCATGACAACGAAAATG GTAAACCAGTGAAGAATGGTCCCTACCTAGTTAGATTAGTGACTTTTGTTCCTGGAAAAATATTTCACGAGACGCCATATGTGCCCGGATCTTTCTACAATGTTGGTATATTCGTCGGTAAACTGCACAAAGCCATGACT gGGTTTCGCCACAGCTTCTACGATAACTATACACATATCTGGATCGTGGGTCAGGTACCAGCTGTGAGAGACTTTTTGAAAGCCGTTACTTGCAAAGAAGACGTTGCCGTTGTTAATGAAGTGATCGACGCATTTGAAGATCAGGTTGTTCCAGAACTGAACAAGTTTACGAAAG GTGTTGTGCACGGGGACGTGAATGAACAGAACACCATAATGTACGAAGTCCCTGGGCAAGACAATATACCACCTAGTGAACGTGTTCATGACGTTAACGCAATGCTCGATTTTGCAGACGTCAGTGATTCATATAAGGTGTATGACATTGCTATTTGTATAGCGTACCTAAGCATCGATTGCCCCGAAGAACGACAGGCTGACGTTGGTGGCCATGTCCTAGCTGGATACTTCAAGTCATGCTCACTTAACGAAGATGAATTTGAAGCCTTGAAAATCCTAGTTTGTGCCCGGCTTTGTCAGTCTCTTGTTTATGGTGCCCATTCTTACGCGCAGCAGCCGGGAAACACGTATTTATTGACTACATCTAAAGGTGGTTGGCCGCTATTACACAAATTATGGCAAATTCCGAGCAATATACTATATGCAAGATGGAAGGAAATAATGAAACAGTACAAATAA
- the LOC123546135 gene encoding hydroxylysine kinase-like isoform X1 — MGESIINGDTRAMMLQDPEEDVRPRVSKHHIPELVYRLYGLQVDEIKDLPCYDDLNFYVHAKDTCENKHITSVNKHGYVLKVLKSLLSTKPDIVGKYFIDAQHALCQYIREQGVATQIPIPNREGLEWSLETFAENKHDKTVRNGPYLVRLLTFIPGKLFRETPYVPGSFYNVGKFLGRLHKAMTGFHHSFYDVFTTIWSLEEAPVVRKFLTAVPCKEDVTIVEEVITAFENHVFPNFNKFTRGIIHGDVNEQNTIMCEVPGQDNIPSDEHVHDVCALLDFADVTDSYLVFDVAICIAYLSIECPDERQADVGGHILAGYYKSYSLNEDEFEALKVLICARLCQSLVYSAHSYAQQPGNEYILVTAKRGWPLLYKLWQIPSVKLYSNWKAMIKLYEKE; from the exons ATGGGCGAATCAATCATCAATGGGGATACAAGGGCCATGATGCTTCAGGATCCGGAAGAAGATGTTAGACCTCGTGTCAGCAAACATCATATCCCTGAACTTGTTTACAGACTCTACGGATTACAG GTTGACGAAATCAAAGATTTGCCATGTTATGATGACCTTAACTTTTACGTACATGCAAAAGACACTTGCGAAAACAAACATATAACATCTGTGAATAAACATGGCTATGTACTTAAAGTCTTAAAATCACTATTGTCAACCAAACCGGATATTGTCGGCAAGTATTTTATAG atgcTCAACACGCGTTATGCCAATACATTCGAGAGCAAGGCGTAGCAACACAAATACCCATTCCTAACAGAGAGGGTCTTGAGTGGAGTTTGGAAACGTTTGCTGAAAATAAACACG ATAAAACTGTAAGGAATGGACCTTACCTAGTTAGATTACTGACCTTTATTCCTGGTAAACTATTCAGAGAGACTCCGTATGTGCCTGGTTCCTTCTACAATGTTGGTAAATTCCTCGGCAGACTCCACAAAGCAATGACT GGATTTCATCATAGCTTCTATGATGTCTTTACAACCATTTGGAGCTTAGAAGAAGCACCAGTTGTGAGAAAGTTTCTGACAGCAGTTCCTTGCAAAGAAGACGTAACCATTGTTGAGGAAGTAATTACAGCATTTGAAAACCATGTTTTTCCTAACTTCAACAAATTTACAAGAG GTATAATCCATGGTGACGTGAACGAACAAAATACTATTATGTGTGAAGTGCCAGGACAAGATAATATACCATCTGATGAACATGTACATGATGTCTGTGCATTGCTAGATTTTGCCGATGTCACTGATTCATACTTGGTGTTTGACGTCGCTATTTGTATAGCTTATTTAAGCATAGAGTGTCCTGATGAACGCCAGGCAGATGTTGGTGGTCATATACTCGCTGGATACTACAAGTCATACTCGCTTAACGAAGACGAATTCGAGGCTTTAAAAGTACTAATTTGTGCCCGGCTTTGTCAGTCTCTTGTTTACAGCGCTCACTCATACGCACAACAGCCAGGAAATGAGTACATTTTGGTGACCGCAAAACGAGGATGGccattattgtataaattatggCAAATACCCAGCGTTAAGCTATACTCAAATTGGAAAGCAATGATAAAACTGTATGAAAAGGAGTAA